ACGGCCCGGCGGCCTTCGTGTGCGTCGCCGGCAGCCCGGCGACGGAGCCTCTGGTGTACCGCGTGACGCTGTCCGGGGACGGCGCAGAGGCGAGCGCCTTGCAGCCCCGCCGGGAACTCGGCCTGGCCCCCGCGGACATCTCCGTCCCCGAGCCCGTCGACTTCCCGTCGGTCGATCTGGCCGGCGCGCCCCGCACCGGCCACGCACTGTACTACCCACCGGCCGGTCCCTGCCGCGCGGCCGAAGGCGAACTGCCACCGCTGCTGGTGGTTCTGCACGGCGGGCCGACCGCAGCGGCGATGCCGGTCTTCGACGCCGGCCTGCAGTACTGGACCAGCCGCGGCTTCGCGGTCGCAGACGTCAACTATGCGGGTTCATCCGGGTACGGCCGGGCCTACCGAGAGCAGCTACGTGGCGCCTGGGGTGTGCTGGACGTAGCGGATTGTGTTGCCGTGGCACGGCTTCTGGCCGGCACTGGGCGCGTCGACCCGCGCAGGATGGCCATCCGCGGCAGCTCGGCGGGCGGCTTCACCACGCTGGCTGCGCTGGTCGCGGAGGACACCCCGTTCTCCGCCGGCGCCGACCACTTCGGGGTCGCCGACCTCGAAGCGCTGGCCGGGGAGACGCACAAGTTCGAATCGCGCTATCTGGAAGGCCTCGTCGGCCCCTACCCCGCGGAGCGGGAACGCTACCGCGCGCGTTCGCCGATCACCCGGGTGGACCGGTTGCGCACCCCGCTGATCGTGCTCCAGGGGGACGAGGATCCGATCGTGCCGCGCGCTCAGTCGGAGATGCTGGTGAACGCCCTGCGCAAGCACCGCGTTCCGGTGGCCTACCTGAGGTTTCCCGGGGAGCAGCACGGATTCCGGCAGGCCGCGAACGTCTGCCGCGCGCTGGATGCCGAGCTGTGGTTCTACTCGCGGATCTTCGGCTTCCCCGCGCCACCGGACGTCGCACCGGTGGAGATCGAGAACCTCTGAGCGGACCTGCCCTTCGGTGCGCCCCCGGTGCGGTGGGCGGGCAGTCTTTCTGAATCGATTTTGTTTCCCAGGGGTTTCCAGGCTACGGTGGTAACCGTCACGTTCCAGCGACGCCACCGCCGCCGTCCCGCGAACCCCATCATTCGTGAGCCGGGAGCCGGAGATGAGCCACCCGACCGTCGCTGTCCATCCTGTCGTCGCCGAAGTCACCGATCGTATCGCCGCACGGAGCGCGGAGACGCGCGCGGCGTACCTCGCCCGTAGCGCCGCCGCCTACGAAGAGGGACCCGTACGGCGCGGCCTTGCCTGCAGCAACCTC
This Amycolatopsis sulphurea DNA region includes the following protein-coding sequences:
- a CDS encoding S9 family peptidase — encoded protein: MGKPALPCGSWPTPLTSAAVTTAVAGTGEAVPGTGVFWAEMRPDEAGRTVVLRLLDDVRSEVLPAGTDVRSSVHEYGGGAWWLHPGSPGAVWYVDGGDQRVRVLEADGELVPLTPEPAFPRADRYADGHVSPDGSWLVAVRERHQVPGGPPDQVSNEVVRLRAHVPGEPEVLVTGSDFVAAPRISPDGRQLAWLAWDHPSMPWDDVRLQVRDLASGTESVVAGGPGEAAAEPQWQPDGSLTFLSDRTGWWNLYRWTPGHGVTPLVMLDAEIGVPGWSLGGSRYAVLDDGRIVYACSRTGSDSLTVQWPDGGRTELDLPFTAIRSVRADGPAAFVCVAGSPATEPLVYRVTLSGDGAEASALQPRRELGLAPADISVPEPVDFPSVDLAGAPRTGHALYYPPAGPCRAAEGELPPLLVVLHGGPTAAAMPVFDAGLQYWTSRGFAVADVNYAGSSGYGRAYREQLRGAWGVLDVADCVAVARLLAGTGRVDPRRMAIRGSSAGGFTTLAALVAEDTPFSAGADHFGVADLEALAGETHKFESRYLEGLVGPYPAERERYRARSPITRVDRLRTPLIVLQGDEDPIVPRAQSEMLVNALRKHRVPVAYLRFPGEQHGFRQAANVCRALDAELWFYSRIFGFPAPPDVAPVEIENL